In Halopelagius longus, the following proteins share a genomic window:
- a CDS encoding DUF7511 domain-containing protein, with amino-acid sequence MSDSSADSTWTPESRSADEAVGDRAIDGRDFALHSVVVRYDGRPDRCTLYPRRESCRDRMQSWLTANQDAFVGLEEYR; translated from the coding sequence ATGTCCGACTCATCCGCAGACTCAACTTGGACGCCCGAATCGCGGTCAGCCGACGAAGCCGTCGGCGACCGAGCAATCGACGGGCGAGATTTCGCCCTCCACAGCGTCGTCGTCAGGTACGACGGCCGCCCGGACCGATGTACGCTGTACCCCCGGCGAGAGAGTTGTCGCGACCGGATGCAGTCGTGGTTGACGGCGAACCAAGACGCGTTCGTCGGCCTCGAAGAGTACCGCTGA
- a CDS encoding DUF7576 family protein: MVDPTSDLGEGVDESDAHECANCGETILQSPTHRVVTWVEDGEARHRHFCSEECRAAYDAESDDPADE, from the coding sequence ATGGTGGACCCTACCTCGGACCTCGGCGAAGGCGTAGACGAGAGTGACGCACACGAGTGTGCGAACTGCGGCGAGACGATACTGCAGTCGCCGACCCATCGGGTCGTGACGTGGGTCGAAGACGGCGAGGCGCGACACCGACACTTCTGCTCCGAGGAGTGCCGGGCGGCCTACGACGCCGAGTCGGACGACCCGGCCGACGAGTAG
- the moaC gene encoding cyclic pyranopterin monophosphate synthase MoaC codes for MPDEDGNGAESDDLTHVDEAGNAQMVDVGAKPDARRRAVARGTLSLTASTVAAVRDDEIGKGDVLATARIGAIQAVKHTWETIPMCHQIPITNVETTFDVGETEITLTVAVETTGKTGCEMEALEGVTTGLNVVWDMVKAAEKDAEGQYPDTRIGEVQVVRKEKRTNE; via the coding sequence ATGCCGGACGAGGACGGAAACGGCGCGGAGAGCGACGACCTGACGCACGTCGACGAGGCGGGGAACGCCCAGATGGTGGACGTGGGGGCGAAACCGGACGCCCGGCGGCGCGCCGTCGCCCGCGGCACCCTCTCTCTCACCGCCTCCACCGTCGCCGCCGTCCGCGACGACGAAATCGGCAAGGGCGACGTGTTGGCGACGGCGCGAATCGGCGCGATTCAGGCGGTGAAACACACGTGGGAGACGATTCCCATGTGCCACCAGATACCCATCACGAACGTCGAGACGACGTTCGACGTTGGGGAGACGGAGATAACCCTCACCGTCGCCGTCGAGACGACGGGCAAGACCGGATGCGAGATGGAGGCGCTCGAAGGCGTCACCACCGGTCTGAACGTCGTCTGGGACATGGTGAAAGCGGCGGAGAAAGACGCAGAGGGACAGTATCCGGACACGCGAATCGGCGAGGTGCAGGTGGTCAGGAAAGAAAAGCGGACGAACGAGTAG
- a CDS encoding NAD(P)H-hydrate dehydratase, whose translation MISSERMAAVDENAEFLGVPRKQLMESSGNAVARAVRRVADPDSSVAIVAGRGNNGGDAFVAARFLDEYDPTVHLLGRPETISTDIARENWDALVAAEYDVRTVTDSKSLDLGDPDVVVDAMLGTGVTGELREPEATAAEATDALDATVVSVDVPSGLDADTGERADAAVSADHVVTFHDEKPGLSELDAEVTVADIGIPAAAELFVGPGDLRTVRRGVRGGDSRVFVVGGGPYTGAPALAGQAALRAGASLSFVAAPEKVAGQIQGYAEDLIVQDYPGDHLTPDQVDGLVGTAHDYDDVVVLGPGLGDDDETLEAARRFLESFEGEAVVDADALPVVPEVDTDATLVCTPNRKELAKMGGPDVEGPLRDARDDIEAFAADVGHVVVAKAAEDVVTDGERTRIVRAGTPAMAVGGTGDTLAGVIAGLLGTQDPFDAACAGPFVNGRAAERLDAERGDGLLASDLLDAIPRALWGDES comes from the coding sequence ATGATATCGAGCGAGCGAATGGCCGCGGTGGACGAGAACGCCGAATTCCTCGGCGTCCCGCGGAAACAGCTCATGGAGTCGAGCGGAAACGCCGTCGCGCGGGCGGTGCGCCGCGTCGCCGACCCCGACTCCTCGGTGGCCATCGTCGCGGGGCGCGGCAACAACGGCGGCGACGCGTTCGTCGCGGCCCGCTTTCTGGACGAGTACGACCCGACCGTCCACCTCCTCGGCCGCCCCGAGACGATTTCGACGGACATCGCCCGCGAGAACTGGGACGCCCTCGTCGCCGCCGAGTACGACGTTCGGACGGTGACCGACTCGAAATCGCTCGACCTCGGCGACCCCGACGTGGTGGTGGACGCCATGCTCGGGACGGGCGTCACCGGCGAACTCCGGGAACCGGAGGCGACGGCCGCCGAGGCCACCGACGCCCTCGACGCGACGGTCGTCTCGGTGGACGTGCCCTCGGGCCTCGACGCCGACACGGGCGAACGGGCCGACGCGGCCGTCTCCGCTGACCACGTCGTCACCTTCCACGACGAGAAGCCCGGCCTCTCCGAACTGGACGCCGAGGTGACCGTCGCGGACATCGGCATCCCGGCGGCCGCGGAACTGTTCGTCGGACCGGGCGACCTGCGCACCGTCCGTCGGGGCGTCCGCGGCGGCGACTCGCGCGTGTTCGTCGTCGGCGGCGGCCCGTACACCGGCGCGCCCGCCCTCGCCGGGCAGGCCGCCCTCCGCGCGGGGGCCTCCCTCTCGTTCGTCGCCGCGCCGGAGAAAGTAGCCGGGCAGATACAGGGCTACGCGGAGGACCTCATCGTACAGGACTACCCGGGCGACCACCTCACGCCCGACCAAGTGGACGGCCTCGTGGGGACGGCCCACGACTACGACGACGTGGTGGTCCTCGGTCCGGGACTCGGCGACGACGACGAGACGTTAGAGGCCGCACGGCGGTTCCTCGAATCGTTCGAGGGCGAGGCGGTGGTCGACGCCGACGCCCTCCCCGTCGTGCCGGAGGTGGACACCGACGCAACCCTCGTCTGCACGCCGAACCGCAAGGAACTGGCCAAGATGGGCGGCCCCGACGTCGAGGGGCCGTTGCGGGACGCCCGCGACGACATCGAGGCGTTCGCGGCCGACGTCGGCCACGTCGTCGTGGCGAAGGCGGCGGAGGACGTGGTCACGGACGGCGAGCGAACGCGAATCGTTCGCGCGGGCACGCCCGCGATGGCAGTGGGCGGCACCGGCGACACCCTCGCGGGTGTGATAGCGGGCCTCCTCGGCACGCAGGACCCGTTCGACGCGGCGTGCGCCGGTCCGTTCGTCAACGGCCGCGCGGCCGAACGCCTCGACGCGGAACGCGGCGACGGCCTCCTCGCGTCGGACCTCTTGGACGCCATCCCGCGGGCGTTGTGGGGTGACGAGTCGTGA
- a CDS encoding ArsR/SmtB family transcription factor, whose amino-acid sequence MSTPLPSDIDVSNEDGNLRVLWLDDDEAERLICCLSSETARSTLAALQRNPATASELADSVDTSLQNVRHHLDNLRDANLVRVADTCYSVKGREMKVYAPTDDAFVVCVGGADDKSPLLDRLDRFVESLGILPSADSDSDSAADAPREE is encoded by the coding sequence ATGTCGACGCCCCTCCCGTCGGATATCGACGTCTCGAACGAGGACGGGAACCTCCGCGTACTCTGGCTCGACGACGACGAGGCGGAGCGACTCATCTGCTGTCTCTCCTCGGAGACGGCGCGTTCGACGCTCGCCGCCCTCCAGCGAAACCCGGCGACGGCGTCCGAACTCGCCGACAGCGTGGACACCTCCCTCCAGAACGTCCGCCACCACCTCGACAACCTTCGGGACGCGAACCTCGTCCGCGTCGCGGACACGTGCTACTCGGTGAAGGGCCGCGAGATGAAGGTGTACGCGCCGACCGACGACGCGTTCGTCGTCTGCGTCGGCGGCGCGGACGACAAGTCGCCGCTTCTGGACCGACTCGACCGGTTCGTCGAATCGCTCGGCATCCTTCCGTCCGCCGACTCCGATTCTGATTCCGCCGCCGACGCCCCGCGGGAGGAGTGA
- a CDS encoding MFS transporter has product MTRRLFGTLCGLVFLVNLGRTAFAPLVETFQSQFGVGPATVGVVTTLVWVGTALPRIPVGYLLTRVPRHRVVLATGALLTAAAAFVASAASILMLQVGAFAIGVASGAYFVAAVPLVGELYPDAVGRTIGIHGTASQLAAVAAAPMAVLFLATASWRATFWLLAAGAAVATLLVYATVRRMDGTPGTGADRNFAGALGHWRLILTGMLVIATAGFVWQGLFNFYVSYLVEAKSFTQNTASTMLTAVFAAGVPAFWLSGSLADRLPRIPYILATMAAYVASLFALTAVRGFVPVLLVTVVVGYTVHSLFPALDAWLLGTLPEDVRGSTYAVFSGASLLLEANGSGAVGFLTGAGYGFDEVFRAFAGVLVVVVALLTALYLSGRLPGAEDAPP; this is encoded by the coding sequence GTGACGCGACGACTGTTCGGAACGCTCTGCGGACTGGTGTTTCTCGTCAACCTGGGTCGGACGGCGTTCGCACCGCTCGTCGAGACGTTCCAATCGCAGTTCGGCGTCGGCCCCGCGACGGTGGGCGTGGTGACGACGCTCGTCTGGGTCGGCACGGCGTTGCCGCGCATCCCCGTGGGCTACCTGCTGACGCGCGTTCCGCGCCACCGCGTCGTCCTCGCCACCGGCGCGCTTCTCACCGCCGCCGCGGCGTTCGTCGCCTCCGCGGCGTCGATTCTGATGCTCCAGGTCGGCGCGTTCGCCATCGGCGTCGCCTCCGGGGCGTACTTCGTCGCCGCCGTCCCCCTCGTGGGCGAACTCTACCCGGACGCCGTCGGGCGGACCATCGGCATCCACGGCACCGCCTCGCAACTCGCCGCCGTCGCCGCCGCGCCGATGGCCGTCCTCTTTCTCGCCACCGCGTCGTGGCGAGCGACGTTCTGGCTCCTCGCCGCGGGGGCCGCGGTGGCTACGCTCCTCGTCTACGCGACGGTTCGGCGGATGGACGGCACGCCCGGAACGGGCGCGGACCGCAACTTCGCGGGCGCGCTTGGCCACTGGCGACTCATCCTCACGGGGATGCTCGTCATCGCCACCGCCGGGTTCGTCTGGCAGGGGCTGTTCAACTTCTACGTCTCGTATCTCGTCGAGGCGAAGTCGTTCACGCAGAACACCGCGAGCACGATGCTCACCGCCGTCTTCGCGGCGGGCGTCCCGGCGTTCTGGCTCTCGGGGAGCCTCGCGGACCGCCTCCCGCGGATTCCGTACATCCTCGCGACGATGGCCGCCTACGTCGCCTCGCTGTTCGCTTTGACCGCGGTACGGGGATTCGTGCCGGTGCTCCTCGTCACCGTCGTCGTCGGCTACACCGTCCACAGCCTCTTTCCGGCCCTTGACGCGTGGCTCCTCGGGACGCTCCCCGAGGACGTTCGGGGGAGCACGTACGCGGTGTTCAGTGGCGCGTCGCTCCTTCTGGAAGCCAACGGGAGCGGAGCCGTCGGCTTCCTCACGGGGGCGGGGTACGGGTTCGACGAGGTGTTCCGCGCGTTCGCCGGCGTTCTCGTCGTCGTCGTCGCTCTCCTGACTGCGCTGTACCTCTCCGGACGACTCCCCGGCGCGGAGGACGCGCCGCCGTAG
- a CDS encoding ribosome assembly factor SBDS: protein MISLDEAVTARLESHGERFEVLIDPDAALDIKRDEFDGELEDVIAAEDVFEDASRGDRPAENDLEEVFGTTDPMEIIPEVVKRGEIQITAEQRREMQEQKRKQLINRIARNAVNPQMDNAPHPPERIERALEEAGFKVDPMEKVESQVDDALDALRPVIPIRFDEVTIAVQIPAEYAGKTQAQVREYGSLDREEWQNDGSWVGVVTFPAGMQNDFFDMVNDMTSGEAETRIVKDKDDLKTR, encoded by the coding sequence ATGATATCACTCGACGAGGCGGTCACCGCCCGACTCGAATCCCACGGCGAACGGTTCGAGGTTCTCATCGACCCCGACGCGGCCCTCGACATCAAGCGCGACGAGTTCGACGGGGAGTTGGAGGACGTCATCGCCGCCGAGGACGTGTTCGAGGACGCCTCACGCGGCGACAGGCCCGCCGAGAACGACTTAGAGGAGGTGTTCGGGACGACCGACCCCATGGAGATTATCCCGGAAGTCGTCAAGCGCGGCGAGATACAGATCACCGCCGAGCAACGCCGCGAGATGCAGGAGCAGAAGCGAAAACAGCTCATAAACCGCATCGCGCGGAACGCGGTCAACCCGCAGATGGACAACGCGCCGCACCCGCCGGAACGCATCGAACGCGCCTTGGAGGAGGCCGGGTTCAAGGTGGACCCGATGGAGAAGGTCGAATCGCAGGTCGACGACGCCCTCGACGCACTCCGGCCGGTCATCCCCATCCGCTTCGACGAGGTGACGATAGCCGTCCAGATACCCGCGGAGTACGCCGGGAAGACGCAGGCACAGGTCCGCGAGTACGGCTCTCTAGACCGCGAGGAGTGGCAGAACGACGGGTCGTGGGTCGGCGTCGTCACGTTCCCCGCCGGGATGCAGAACGACTTCTTCGATATGGTCAACGACATGACCTCCGGCGAAGCGGAGACGCGAATCGTCAAGGACAAAGACGACCTGAAGACGCGGTAG
- the trxA gene encoding thioredoxin, with product MSTPESTGSPVHVESADHLDELVSDNDVVLVDYYADWCGPCKMLEPTVEEIAAETDAAVLKVDIDELQELAQEQGIRSVPTLQFYHNGDQAKQVIGVQDKDDLVEIIDQLSN from the coding sequence ATGAGCACACCGGAATCTACTGGCTCGCCCGTCCACGTCGAGAGCGCGGACCACCTCGACGAACTCGTCTCCGACAACGACGTCGTTCTCGTCGACTACTACGCGGACTGGTGCGGTCCGTGCAAGATGCTGGAACCGACGGTCGAGGAGATCGCCGCCGAGACGGACGCCGCCGTCCTGAAGGTGGACATCGACGAACTGCAGGAACTCGCCCAAGAGCAGGGCATCCGCTCTGTGCCGACGCTCCAGTTCTACCACAACGGCGACCAAGCCAAGCAGGTCATCGGCGTGCAGGACAAAGACGACCTCGTCGAGATAATCGACCAACTCTCGAACTGA
- a CDS encoding NifU family protein — MSSESASDAPETDLEERIELFMRRNFPQIQMHGGDAGVEAVDGDTGEVWISLTGACSGCGISPMTIQALKSRMVAEFEEVSEVHASTGDPFDYEADAESDPFERSRSDAPF, encoded by the coding sequence ATGAGTAGCGAATCGGCGTCCGACGCCCCCGAAACCGACCTCGAAGAGCGCATCGAACTGTTCATGCGGCGCAACTTCCCCCAGATTCAGATGCACGGCGGGGACGCCGGCGTCGAGGCCGTAGACGGAGACACCGGCGAGGTGTGGATTTCGCTCACCGGCGCGTGTTCCGGGTGCGGCATCTCGCCGATGACCATCCAAGCGCTGAAGTCGCGGATGGTCGCCGAGTTCGAGGAGGTGTCCGAAGTCCACGCCTCCACCGGCGACCCGTTCGACTACGAGGCTGACGCCGAGAGCGACCCCTTCGAGCGGAGTCGTTCCGACGCGCCGTTCTGA
- the hflX gene encoding GTPase HflX: MSHGTRAVVAKRVDSGTADLSEITDLARAAGYDVVGELTQTREEDAAFHFGEGKVEQLAALMAETDAAAVIVDNRLGPYQTFNIGAKLPEGTEVIDRFTLILEIFGQRANTRKAQLQVELAELRYELPRAEAKASLAKRDERPGFMGLGEYDQSREQDIKAQISRIKRELDSIADKEETRREQRRESGFDLVALAGYTNAGKSTLMQRLAEDLEVGQNDELHPDLETTAESEDRLFTTLGTTTRRADTGTRNVLLTDTVGFISDLPHWLVESFKSTLDSVYRADLVLLVVDASEPVEEMREKLVTCHDTLYERNEAPIVTVLNKCDKLDEDELEEKTNALSALAPNPVVVSGLTGENVEELCDRIEHELPPWEEERLLLPMNDDAMSLVSWVHDHGHVEAEEYEGQQVFLEFEAQPAIVEKARSKAADLRRAETDGVVDSP, encoded by the coding sequence ATGAGTCACGGAACGAGAGCCGTCGTCGCAAAGCGGGTGGACTCCGGGACGGCCGACCTCTCGGAGATAACCGACCTCGCGCGCGCCGCCGGGTACGACGTGGTCGGCGAACTCACGCAGACTCGAGAGGAGGACGCCGCGTTCCACTTCGGCGAGGGTAAAGTCGAGCAGTTAGCGGCGCTCATGGCCGAAACGGACGCGGCGGCGGTCATCGTCGATAACCGACTCGGTCCCTACCAGACGTTCAACATCGGGGCGAAGCTCCCCGAGGGGACCGAGGTCATCGACCGCTTCACGCTCATCTTGGAGATATTCGGCCAGCGAGCCAACACGCGCAAGGCCCAACTGCAGGTCGAACTCGCGGAACTCCGGTACGAACTGCCGCGCGCGGAGGCGAAGGCGTCGCTGGCGAAACGCGACGAACGGCCGGGGTTCATGGGTCTCGGCGAGTACGACCAGTCGCGCGAACAGGACATCAAAGCGCAGATTTCCCGCATCAAGCGCGAACTCGACTCCATCGCCGACAAGGAGGAGACCCGGCGGGAGCAACGCCGCGAGTCCGGGTTCGACCTCGTGGCCCTCGCGGGGTACACGAACGCCGGGAAGTCCACGCTGATGCAACGACTCGCCGAGGACCTCGAAGTCGGGCAGAACGACGAGTTACACCCCGACTTGGAGACGACCGCCGAGTCCGAGGACCGCCTGTTCACGACGCTCGGGACGACGACGCGCCGCGCGGACACGGGGACGCGGAACGTCCTCCTGACCGACACCGTCGGGTTCATCTCCGACCTTCCGCACTGGCTGGTCGAGTCGTTCAAGTCCACGCTCGACTCCGTCTACCGCGCGGACCTCGTCCTCCTCGTCGTGGACGCCTCCGAACCCGTCGAGGAGATGCGCGAGAAACTCGTCACCTGCCACGACACGCTGTACGAGCGAAACGAAGCGCCCATCGTGACGGTGCTGAACAAGTGCGACAAACTCGACGAGGACGAACTCGAAGAGAAGACGAACGCGCTCAGCGCACTCGCCCCGAACCCGGTGGTCGTCTCCGGCCTCACCGGCGAGAACGTCGAGGAACTCTGCGACCGAATCGAACACGAACTGCCGCCGTGGGAGGAGGAGCGTCTGCTCCTCCCGATGAACGACGACGCGATGAGCCTCGTCTCGTGGGTCCACGACCACGGCCACGTCGAAGCGGAGGAGTACGAGGGCCAGCAGGTGTTCTTGGAGTTCGAGGCCCAACCGGCCATCGTGGAGAAAGCCCGCTCGAAGGCGGCCGACCTCCGGCGCGCGGAGACCGACGGCGTCGTCGATTCGCCGTAG
- a CDS encoding 2,5-diamino-6-(ribosylamino)-4(3H)-pyrimidinone 5'-phosphate reductase, whose product MHVVVNAAASVDGKLSNRRREQVEISGDEDFARVDRVRAENDAVLVGVGTVLADDPHLTVDGQSLRATRQADGRPANPARVVADSRGRTPTDARILDGAADTYVLVSEAAPENRIEALESAGATVVVAGADRVSFSEAFESLETCGVESVMVEGGGEVIFSLFEEGVADELRVYVGSIVIGGRDAPTLADGEGFVEEFPTLSLREVERLDDGVLLSYDVA is encoded by the coding sequence ATGCACGTCGTCGTCAACGCCGCCGCGAGCGTGGACGGGAAACTGTCGAACAGGCGGCGCGAACAGGTGGAGATAAGCGGCGATGAGGACTTCGCCCGCGTGGACCGCGTCCGCGCGGAAAACGACGCCGTCCTCGTCGGCGTCGGGACCGTCCTCGCGGACGACCCTCACCTCACCGTAGACGGGCAGTCGCTTCGGGCGACCCGGCAGGCCGATGGACGGCCGGCGAACCCGGCCCGCGTCGTCGCGGACTCCCGCGGACGGACGCCGACGGACGCCCGCATCCTCGACGGCGCGGCGGACACGTACGTCCTCGTCTCGGAGGCCGCCCCCGAGAACCGAATCGAGGCGCTCGAATCCGCGGGGGCGACCGTCGTCGTCGCCGGGGCGGACCGCGTCTCCTTCTCGGAGGCGTTCGAGTCGCTCGAAACCTGCGGCGTCGAGTCGGTGATGGTCGAAGGCGGCGGGGAAGTCATCTTCTCGCTCTTCGAGGAGGGCGTGGCGGACGAACTCCGCGTCTACGTCGGGTCGATAGTGATCGGCGGGCGCGACGCGCCCACGTTGGCCGACGGCGAGGGGTTCGTCGAGGAGTTTCCGACCCTCTCGCTGCGCGAGGTGGAACGCCTCGACGACGGCGTTCTGCTCTCGTACGACGTGGCGTAG
- a CDS encoding FUN14 domain-containing protein: MSDPLQLSLDPTALGIDFGSGAVIGGVIGFAAKKIAKLVAVIVGVELAVFKFLESRGILTVDWERLSAGLVSKTQDAAAGTPPDWISSILSTLSISAGFTGGFLVGFKKG; encoded by the coding sequence ATGTCCGACCCGTTGCAACTGTCACTCGACCCGACCGCTCTCGGCATCGACTTCGGAAGCGGTGCCGTCATCGGCGGCGTCATCGGCTTCGCGGCCAAGAAGATAGCGAAGCTAGTCGCCGTCATCGTCGGCGTCGAACTCGCCGTGTTCAAGTTCCTCGAATCGCGGGGGATCCTCACCGTCGACTGGGAACGCCTCTCGGCGGGTCTGGTCTCGAAGACGCAGGACGCCGCGGCGGGGACGCCCCCGGATTGGATATCCAGCATCCTCTCTACGCTCTCCATCTCGGCGGGCTTTACGGGCGGTTTCCTCGTCGGCTTCAAGAAGGGATAG
- a CDS encoding ATP-dependent DNA helicase, with amino-acid sequence MTTGARGANVSWQAVFGHPEAYEEQADGIEAAAEAADDDGFLVVEGACGTGKTMLALTAGIDRVRDPDSKYERVLVLTSVKQQLRQFEADLRTINENLPDDWRPVSGLTMVGKADVCPYSRENVAGIDDQTVYDRCEGLRERTRNLVGDGGVTSTSALVGEAQAAQTGLIDSGNDGGPTYLETAGEPTPYLPETGDYDGTEFCPFYATFLDDLPEDGDPIEAVPFDVTELGLVDTEELVRLAAGYGTCPHSAMGAVLPHVEVVVGNYYHAFDPTTVGSFTGALVDDSTFVVCDEAHMLEPRVRELVSDGVGDATLRDAENELTRVIQPLTFDDKGKGVEDAELVRGELEDADVTLRELEEVRDFLRDLREELDRRVTAHLDRTTPDWRADLTRLDDDEIPLRDPETPQVDEITEWADEAGYDEGTWIRAESVGAVVARVLNEVEEEDKRRASLPVGRTLANWARQDHETYFREITLDRTWDETARPDSWRRAYNAHLSLHNCVPGDAIAERLGEFGGGVLMSATLAPLDVFKEVTGLNALESSDRPVVERTYGLSFPEENRASFAVDVPKFTYENRGPPGEDNETRRAYVDAVSDVARSPGNVLVGMPSYAEAEWMAGALESRLEKPVLLDEASDDGATEQLKADFFGGEQKVLVTSLRGTLTEGVDYRGDRLSAAVVCGVPIINTSSPRTRALKTAYDRKFGDGFEAALTVPAVRKARQAIGRVIRGADETGIRAFVDARYARESWNGVREYFPPDEREEFQPVSPDMLGFGVERFWSSVE; translated from the coding sequence ATGACCACGGGGGCGCGAGGGGCGAACGTGAGTTGGCAGGCGGTCTTCGGCCATCCGGAAGCGTACGAAGAGCAAGCCGACGGTATCGAGGCCGCCGCCGAGGCGGCGGACGACGACGGGTTCCTCGTCGTGGAGGGCGCGTGCGGAACGGGGAAGACGATGCTCGCGCTTACCGCGGGCATCGACAGGGTTCGGGACCCCGACTCGAAGTACGAACGCGTCCTCGTCCTGACGAGCGTCAAACAGCAACTGCGCCAGTTCGAGGCCGACCTGCGGACGATAAACGAGAACCTCCCCGACGACTGGCGGCCCGTCTCCGGCCTGACGATGGTCGGGAAGGCGGACGTCTGCCCCTACAGCAGGGAGAACGTCGCCGGCATCGACGACCAGACCGTGTACGACCGCTGTGAGGGCCTGCGGGAGCGAACGCGCAATCTCGTCGGCGACGGCGGCGTCACCTCCACCTCCGCCCTCGTCGGCGAGGCGCAGGCGGCCCAGACGGGCCTCATCGACTCCGGGAACGACGGCGGGCCGACGTATCTGGAGACGGCGGGCGAACCGACGCCGTACCTCCCCGAGACGGGCGACTACGACGGCACCGAGTTCTGCCCGTTCTACGCGACGTTTCTGGACGACCTGCCGGAGGACGGCGACCCGATAGAGGCGGTGCCGTTCGACGTGACCGAACTCGGACTGGTGGACACCGAGGAACTCGTCCGCCTCGCCGCCGGGTACGGGACCTGCCCCCACTCCGCGATGGGGGCGGTCCTCCCGCACGTCGAAGTCGTCGTCGGAAACTACTACCACGCGTTCGACCCGACGACCGTCGGGTCGTTCACGGGCGCGTTGGTGGACGATTCGACGTTCGTCGTCTGCGACGAGGCGCACATGCTCGAACCGCGCGTGCGCGAACTCGTCAGCGACGGCGTGGGCGACGCCACCCTCCGCGACGCCGAGAACGAACTGACGCGCGTGATTCAACCGCTGACGTTCGACGATAAGGGGAAAGGCGTCGAGGACGCCGAACTCGTCCGCGGCGAACTCGAAGACGCCGACGTGACCCTGCGGGAGTTAGAGGAGGTGCGCGACTTCCTGCGGGACCTGCGCGAGGAACTCGACCGGCGGGTGACGGCCCACCTCGACCGGACGACGCCGGACTGGCGCGCGGACCTCACCCGACTCGATGACGACGAGATTCCGCTCAGAGACCCCGAGACCCCCCAGGTGGACGAGATAACCGAGTGGGCCGATGAGGCGGGTTACGACGAGGGGACGTGGATTCGCGCGGAGTCGGTCGGCGCGGTGGTCGCCCGGGTCCTGAACGAAGTCGAAGAGGAGGACAAGCGGCGCGCGTCGCTTCCGGTCGGACGGACCCTCGCCAACTGGGCGCGGCAGGACCACGAGACGTACTTCCGGGAGATAACGCTCGACCGGACGTGGGACGAGACGGCGCGGCCGGACTCGTGGCGGCGCGCGTACAACGCCCACCTCTCGCTTCACAACTGCGTCCCCGGCGACGCCATCGCCGAACGACTCGGCGAGTTCGGCGGCGGCGTGCTGATGTCCGCGACGCTCGCCCCCTTGGACGTGTTCAAGGAGGTGACCGGGCTGAACGCTCTGGAATCGTCCGACCGGCCGGTGGTCGAACGGACGTACGGGCTCTCGTTCCCCGAGGAAAATCGTGCGTCCTTCGCCGTGGACGTGCCGAAGTTCACCTACGAGAATCGCGGCCCGCCGGGCGAGGACAACGAGACGCGCCGGGCGTACGTGGACGCCGTCTCCGACGTCGCTCGGTCGCCGGGGAACGTCCTCGTCGGGATGCCGAGTTACGCCGAGGCGGAGTGGATGGCCGGGGCGTTGGAGTCGCGCCTCGAGAAGCCCGTCCTCTTGGACGAGGCCAGCGACGACGGCGCGACGGAGCAGTTGAAGGCGGACTTCTTCGGCGGCGAGCAGAAGGTGTTGGTGACGAGTCTGCGCGGGACGCTCACGGAGGGCGTCGACTACCGCGGCGACCGCCTGTCGGCGGCCGTCGTCTGCGGCGTCCCGATCATCAACACGTCGAGTCCGCGGACGCGGGCGCTGAAGACGGCGTACGACCGGAAGTTCGGCGACGGCTTCGAGGCCGCGTTGACCGTCCCGGCGGTCAGGAAGGCGCGACAGGCCATCGGACGCGTCATCCGCGGGGCGGACGAAACCGGCATCCGCGCGTTCGTGGACGCCCGCTACGCCCGGGAGTCGTGGAACGGCGTCCGCGAGTACTTCCCGCCGGACGAACGCGAGGAGTTCCAACCGGTCAGCCCCGACATGCTCGGGTTCGGCGTCGAACGGTTCTGGTCGTCCGTCGAGTGA